One window from the genome of Lathamus discolor isolate bLatDis1 chromosome 8, bLatDis1.hap1, whole genome shotgun sequence encodes:
- the SELENOS gene encoding selenoprotein S isoform X1, translated as MDAGGAGGGPGAVGLGGIELLQHTAGSLLSSYGWYILLAAAALYVLFQKLSQPLAARWSGRQGAAAAAMDADMVVRRQEALAAARLRMQEELNAQAERYKERQRQLEEEKRRQKIAMWESMQEGKSYKGNLKLNQQEVESGASTSSAVPRSKPTKRPLREGGYNPLSGEGGGTCSWRPGRRGPSAGG; from the exons ATGGATGCGGGGGGCGCCGGTGGCGGCCCCGGTgcggtggggctgggggggatcGAGCTCCTGCAGCACACGG CCGGCTCGCTGCTGTCCAGCTATGGCTGGTACATCCTCCTGGCCGCTGCCGCCCTCTACGTCCTCTTCCAGAAGCTGTCCCAGCCCCTGGCTGCCCGGTGGAGCGGGCGGCAGGGAGCGGCTGCCGCAGCGATGG ATGCTGACATGGTGGTGAGAAGGCAGGAAGCTCTGGCAGCAGCTCGCCTCAGGATGCAGGAGGAGTTGAACGCACAAGCAGAAAGatacaaagaaagacaaagacag CTTGAAGAAGAGAAGCGAAGGCAGAAAATAGCGATGTGGGAAAGcatgcaagaaggaaaaagctatAAAGGAAACCTGAAACTGAATCAG CAAGAAGTAGAATCTGGTGCCTCCACCTCATCAGCAGTCCCGAGATCTAAACCGACCAAAAGGCCCTTGCGAGAAGGTG GCTATAACCCCCTGTCTGGAGAAGGAGGTGGGACTTGTTCCTGGAGACCAGGCCGGCGAGGCCCATCAGCAGGTGGATGA
- the SELENOS gene encoding selenoprotein S isoform X2 encodes MDAGGAGGGPGAVGLGGIELLQHTAGSLLSSYGWYILLAAAALYVLFQKLSQPLAARWSGRQGAAAAAMDADMVVRRQEALAAARLRMQEELNAQAERYKERQRQLEEEKRRQKIAMWESMQEGKSYKGNLKLNQQEVESGASTSSAVPRSKPTKRPLREGGGNKMCLADEDFNQCRT; translated from the exons ATGGATGCGGGGGGCGCCGGTGGCGGCCCCGGTgcggtggggctgggggggatcGAGCTCCTGCAGCACACGG CCGGCTCGCTGCTGTCCAGCTATGGCTGGTACATCCTCCTGGCCGCTGCCGCCCTCTACGTCCTCTTCCAGAAGCTGTCCCAGCCCCTGGCTGCCCGGTGGAGCGGGCGGCAGGGAGCGGCTGCCGCAGCGATGG ATGCTGACATGGTGGTGAGAAGGCAGGAAGCTCTGGCAGCAGCTCGCCTCAGGATGCAGGAGGAGTTGAACGCACAAGCAGAAAGatacaaagaaagacaaagacag CTTGAAGAAGAGAAGCGAAGGCAGAAAATAGCGATGTGGGAAAGcatgcaagaaggaaaaagctatAAAGGAAACCTGAAACTGAATCAG CAAGAAGTAGAATCTGGTGCCTCCACCTCATCAGCAGTCCCGAGATCTAAACCGACCAAAAGGCCCTTGCGAGAAGGTG gaggaaacaaaatgtGCCTTGCAGATGAGGACTTTAATCAGTGCAGAACCTAG
- the SNRPA1 gene encoding U2 small nuclear ribonucleoprotein A' yields MVKLTAELIEQAAQYTNAVRDRELDLRGYKIPVIENLGATLDQFDAIDFSDNEIRKLDGFPLLRRLKTLLMNNNRICRIGENLEQALPCLTELILTNNNIAELGELDPLSTIKSLTYLSILRNPVTNKKHYRLYVIHKVPQVRVLDFQKVRLKERQEAEKMFKGKRGAQLAKDIARRGKTFIPGAALHFDKKKTGPSPGDVEAIKTAIANATTLAEVERLKGMLQAGQIPGRERKPGPAEDAEEEMEEDTVPNGS; encoded by the exons ATGGTGAAGCTGACGGCGGAGCTGATCGAGCAGGCGGCGCAGTACACCAATGCCGTGCGCGACCGCGAGCTCGACCTGCGCG GCTATAAAATCCCTGTTATTGAGAACTTGGGTGCCACTCTGGACCAATTTGATGCAATTGATTTCTCTGACAATGAGATCCGGAAGCTGGATGGGTTCCCTCTGTTGAGGAGGCTGAAAACTCTTCTGATGAATAACAATAGGATTTG TCGCATTGGTGAAAACCTTGAGcaggctctgccctgcctgACAGAGCTCATTCTCACCAACAACAACATTGCTGAACTG GGTGAACTGGATCCGTTGTCAACTATTAAATCATTGACGTACCTGAG CATTTTAAGGAACCCTGTAACAAATAAGAAGCATTACAGATTATATGTCATCCACAAAGTTCCCCAGGTCAGAGTGCTGGATTTTCAGAAAGTGAGACTCAAA GAGCGACAGGAGGCAGAGAAAATGTTCAAGGGCAAACGGGGTGCACAGCTTGCAAAGGATATTGCCAGGAGAGGAAAAAC CTTCATCCCAGGCGCTGCTCTGCACtttgacaaaaagaaaactgggcCCTCCCCAGGGGACGTTGAAGCAATTAAG aCTGCTATAGCAAATGCCACGACTTTGGCTGAAGTGGAGCGGCTGAAAGGCATGCTGCAGGCTGGTCAGATTCCCGGCAGAGAACGAAAACCAG GCCCGGCGGAGGACGCCGAGGAGGAAATGGAAGAGGATACGGTTCCCAATGGATCCTAG